In Romboutsia lituseburensis, a genomic segment contains:
- the cas6 gene encoding CRISPR-associated endoribonuclease Cas6 has translation MKIQVYQISCKVFTLKNILTQDAQCEICKIIDSSLSKNKDWLEFHKTNEYKNYCFDSLYPIPKDKIYKSNQIYTFTIRTINEELARYLQKILANEFNDTIKCLTTKIKIIPKKFIEKIYSISPMIMKSDNGYWKNNLSLRDFEKRLIENLIKKYNRINNTKIDEDFEFYTTLEFKNRKPCTMNIKNVKLLGDKISLNISDNEIAQELAYMSLGVGLLECNSRGAGFMNYRWL, from the coding sequence ATGAAAATACAAGTATATCAAATAAGTTGTAAGGTATTTACTTTAAAAAATATCTTAACTCAAGATGCCCAATGTGAAATATGCAAAATAATAGATAGTTCACTATCTAAAAATAAAGATTGGTTAGAATTTCATAAAACTAATGAATATAAAAATTACTGTTTCGATTCATTATATCCAATTCCTAAAGACAAGATATACAAATCTAATCAAATATATACATTCACAATAAGAACAATAAATGAAGAATTAGCAAGATATCTTCAAAAGATATTAGCGAATGAATTTAATGACACTATTAAATGCCTTACTACAAAAATAAAGATAATTCCTAAAAAGTTTATAGAAAAAATATACTCTATATCACCTATGATAATGAAAAGTGATAATGGTTATTGGAAGAACAACCTCTCATTAAGAGATTTTGAAAAAAGATTAATTGAGAATTTAATAAAAAAGTACAATAGAATAAACAACACAAAAATTGATGAGGATTTTGAGTTTTATACAACATTGGAGTTTAAAAATAGAAAACCTTGTACAATGAATATTAAAAATGTAAAGCTACTTGGAGATAAAATCTCTTTAAATATATCAGATAATGAGATAGCACAAGAATTGGCTTATATGTCGCTTGGTGTAGGATTGTTAGAATGCAATTCAAGGGGTGCCGGATTCATGAACTATAGATGGTTATAA
- a CDS encoding ABC-2 transporter permease: protein MNNIMNLTKMSFLNLKSVFKQIWLIAAIWIVVSTFNPTFLNMLFGMIIVLTVYQVMAYEDMNGIDNLICVIPVKKKEYVISRYLMGIIALFISIIIVSIEYFVALKLNQNLIQLNLLLVTGGTVGVIAMCIVIPILLKFGINKGRTVTILIMMILMMIPSGVIGYLADSPEAMEKTIEMINNVGIPLIAFVLNFIVLAISTTISIKIYENKEIK, encoded by the coding sequence ATGAATAATATAATGAATCTTACAAAGATGAGTTTTTTAAATTTAAAATCAGTATTTAAACAAATATGGCTTATAGCAGCTATATGGATAGTAGTTTCTACTTTTAATCCTACATTCTTAAATATGTTATTTGGAATGATTATAGTCTTGACGGTATATCAAGTAATGGCATATGAAGATATGAACGGAATAGATAATCTAATATGTGTAATTCCTGTAAAGAAAAAAGAGTATGTAATATCTAGGTATTTAATGGGTATAATTGCATTGTTTATAAGTATTATAATTGTATCTATTGAATACTTTGTAGCACTTAAGCTTAATCAAAATTTAATTCAACTAAATCTCTTATTAGTTACAGGAGGAACTGTTGGGGTTATTGCAATGTGTATCGTTATACCTATTTTACTTAAGTTTGGAATAAATAAAGGTAGAACAGTAACTATATTAATAATGATGATTTTAATGATGATACCATCTGGAGTAATAGGTTATCTAGCAGATTCTCCAGAGGCTATGGAAAAAACAATAGAAATGATAAATAATGTTGGAATTCCTTTAATAGCATTTGTATTAAATTTTATAGTTTTAGCTATATCTACTACTATATCAATAAAAATATATGAAAATAAAGAAATAAAATAA
- a CDS encoding ABC transporter ATP-binding protein: protein MSAIEISNVTKTLNEFELNIENLNIEKGFITGFIGPNGSGKTTTIKLILNMIFKDSGSIKIFGKEYKSDDIDIKQIIGYVGDVSGYIPESKIKDIKKGVSMFYKNWDEKVYQKYLEKFKLNENKRYKELSKGQQKKFELIMALSHHPKIIIMDEPTANLDPLVRNEFLEILQDHIEKEEATVFYSTHITSDLDKVSDYLVFIYNGKIMLKGEKDIILDNHKIIRGNKNLIDDDTKKELVSFKENQFGFEGLTSNAKSAYEVFGEEVVYDKANLEDILMYYTRG from the coding sequence ATGAGTGCTATAGAGATTAGTAATGTAACAAAAACTTTAAATGAATTTGAGTTAAATATAGAAAATTTAAACATAGAAAAAGGTTTTATTACAGGATTTATAGGTCCTAATGGAAGTGGAAAAACTACTACTATAAAGTTGATTTTAAATATGATTTTTAAAGATAGTGGTAGTATAAAAATATTTGGAAAAGAATATAAATCTGATGATATAGATATAAAACAGATCATAGGATATGTTGGCGATGTATCCGGATATATTCCAGAATCGAAAATAAAAGATATAAAAAAAGGTGTATCTATGTTTTATAAAAATTGGGATGAAAAAGTATATCAAAAATACCTAGAAAAGTTCAAATTAAATGAAAATAAAAGATATAAAGAGTTATCTAAAGGTCAACAAAAAAAGTTTGAACTTATAATGGCTCTTTCGCATCACCCTAAAATAATAATAATGGATGAACCAACAGCTAACTTAGATCCTCTAGTTAGAAATGAATTTTTAGAAATATTACAAGATCATATAGAAAAAGAAGAAGCAACTGTATTTTATTCTACTCATATAACTTCAGATTTAGATAAAGTATCTGACTATTTAGTGTTTATATATAATGGAAAAATAATGCTAAAGGGTGAAAAAGATATTATATTAGATAATCACAAGATAATAAGAGGTAATAAAAATCTAATAGACGATGATACAAAGAAAGAACTAGTTAGCTTTAAAGAAAATCAGTTTGGGTTTGAAGGTCTAACATCAAATGCAAAATCAGCATATGAAGTGTTTGGAGAAGAAGTTGTGTATGATAAAGCTAACTTAGAGGATATTTTAATGTACTATACAAGGGGGTAA
- a CDS encoding GntR family transcriptional regulator — translation MNINVSNSSTIPLYEQIQNQIKAQILSGCLTPGEGLPSIRNLAKELKVSIITTKRAYEELEKEGFLQTVAGKGTFVAQQNTERLKEMAMYEIESKLEEIIKQAKSVGVSLEEGIEIFKSIYEEV, via the coding sequence TTGAATATAAACGTTAGTAACTCATCGACGATACCTTTATATGAACAAATTCAAAATCAAATAAAGGCGCAAATATTAAGTGGATGCTTAACACCAGGAGAAGGATTACCATCAATAAGAAATCTGGCTAAAGAACTTAAAGTAAGTATAATAACTACTAAAAGAGCTTATGAGGAATTAGAAAAAGAAGGATTCTTACAAACTGTAGCAGGTAAAGGTACTTTTGTAGCTCAGCAAAACACAGAAAGATTAAAGGAAATGGCCATGTATGAAATTGAAAGCAAACTAGAAGAAATAATAAAACAAGCTAAGTCTGTAGGGGTAAGTTTAGAAGAAGGTATAGAAATATTTAAAAGTATATATGAAGAAGTTTAG
- a CDS encoding arsenate reductase family protein has protein sequence MIKFYGYSKUSTVRKAKAWLKENNIDFEDIEIVKNPPTKDELKNMYEISGYELKKFFNTSGVKYRELGLKDIVKTESDEKLLEILASDGMLIKRPIAFNGKNVVIGFKEDEWKDKLL, from the coding sequence ATGATAAAATTTTATGGATATTCAAAATGATCGACTGTAAGAAAAGCCAAGGCTTGGCTTAAAGAAAATAACATAGACTTTGAGGATATAGAAATAGTTAAAAATCCTCCAACAAAAGATGAATTGAAAAATATGTATGAAATAAGCGGATATGAATTAAAGAAATTTTTTAACACTAGTGGAGTAAAGTATAGAGAGCTAGGGTTAAAAGATATTGTTAAAACAGAATCTGATGAAAAGCTTTTAGAAATATTAGCTAGTGATGGAATGCTTATAAAAAGACCTATAGCATTTAACGGTAAAAATGTTGTTATTGGTTTTAAAGAAGATGAATGGAAAGATAAATTATTATAA
- a CDS encoding acyl-CoA dehydratase activase-related protein produces MDEVFRIGIDIGSTTVKTVVLSANNNIVYKEYKRHYSDVKKSVKEVLVNIYSKLENSKVTIAITGSGGIDISTKLDIKFIQEVIASTKAIEYFYPQTDVVIELGGEDAKITYLSGGIDQRMNGICAGGTGAFIDQMASLLQTDAIGLNEMAKDYKVIYPIASRCGVFAKTDIQPLINDGAKKSDIAMSIFNAVVMQTVSVLACGRKIKGKIAFLGGPLYFLSQLRECFKKVLKLDNKDIIFPEDAQLYVAMGASLLSEKEDIINLNDLIKKIQNLDIEDFDNVNKLEPLFKDNLEYKEFIKRHEKNIIKIKGIQDFEGDCFLGIDAGSTTTKVALIDDKGNLLYTHYSSNEGRPLEAVIDVMNEVYDILPNKCNIVSSTVTGYGEGLIKKALKIDYGEIETIAHYKSAKFFNKDVDFILDIGGQDMKCLKIKNGVIDSIILNEACSSGCGSFLETFATSLSMDIKEFAKKGIYSKSPVDLGSRCTVFMNSRVKQAQKEGATIADISAGLSYSVIKNALFKVIKIRDVNEIGKHIVVQGGTFYNDLVLRSFEKLIGKDVIRPSIAGVMGAFGAALIAKEKYKYGYETNLLKKEELKNINLDVSVNRCGGCSNNCLLTINKFSEQEVFVSGNRCEKGEIIYNKNKKVNKSINLFKYKYNRVFKYKPLLKEEAFMGEIGIPRVLNIYEDYPFWHTFFTELGFRVVLSSRSSKDIYEKGITSIASETVCYPAKFAHGHIESLIEQGIKHIFYPCITNEKKEDLNANNYYNCPVVISYSEVIKNNIEEIREKNVTYINPFLSLNNKSKLKARLYEELSKVFGNILKVNVEKAVDKASEEQENFKRDIENEGEKALLEIKERNMKAIVLCGRPYHLDPEINHGIPEVINSLGMAVLTEDSVSHLGVVKRPLRVVDQWVYHSRLYRAASFVKNEKDLELVQLNSFGCGIDAVTIDQVQEILNEGSKIYTVIKIDEGNNLGAAKIRLRSLKAAMLERELNDNNEYIENKKIEYKKGVLAKNHTILAPQMSPIHFQFFEEAVNISGFKLEVLNSTGSHIVEEGLRYVNNDACYPAIIVIGQIINALKSGEYDLNSTSVAITQTGGGCRATNYIGFLRKAMYDAGFKEVPVISLSVNGIEKNGLIKNVNLKLINRIFMGAIYGDLLMKVLYRVRPYEKVNGSSNNLYDKWVKICKDSLNKANIKTFNRNIKEIIYDFDNLELVDIKKPKVGLVGEILVKFHPLANNYLVDIIENEGAEAVVPELINFFYSCSLNTVFKYQYLEGKWITKAIGKSIIWFMENYQKTYKEELIKSKRFSCPQKITNVATSTKKVISTCNQTGEGWLLTGEMIELIEDGINNIICMQPFGCLPNHITGKGQIKELKRIYKNANIIPIDYDPSASETNQLNRIKLMLSTAFENI; encoded by the coding sequence ATGGATGAAGTATTTCGCATAGGTATTGATATTGGTTCAACTACAGTTAAAACAGTAGTGCTTAGTGCTAACAATAATATAGTATATAAAGAATATAAAAGACATTACTCAGATGTAAAAAAATCTGTAAAAGAAGTTTTAGTTAATATTTATAGTAAGTTAGAAAATTCAAAAGTTACTATTGCTATAACTGGCTCAGGAGGTATAGATATCTCTACAAAGCTAGATATTAAATTTATTCAAGAGGTCATAGCATCTACAAAAGCAATTGAATATTTTTACCCTCAAACAGATGTTGTAATAGAACTTGGAGGAGAAGACGCAAAAATAACATATCTAAGCGGAGGAATTGACCAAAGAATGAATGGTATCTGTGCAGGTGGAACAGGTGCATTTATAGATCAAATGGCATCTCTTTTACAAACTGATGCTATAGGTCTAAATGAAATGGCAAAAGACTATAAAGTAATTTATCCTATAGCATCGAGATGTGGGGTATTTGCTAAAACAGATATACAGCCTCTTATAAATGATGGAGCTAAGAAAAGTGATATTGCTATGAGTATTTTCAATGCAGTTGTTATGCAGACAGTAAGTGTATTAGCTTGTGGGAGAAAAATTAAAGGTAAAATAGCTTTTTTGGGAGGACCACTATATTTTTTATCACAGCTTAGAGAATGTTTTAAAAAAGTACTAAAACTAGATAACAAAGACATAATTTTTCCAGAAGATGCACAACTTTACGTAGCTATGGGAGCGAGTTTATTATCTGAAAAAGAAGACATTATAAACTTAAATGATTTAATAAAAAAAATACAAAATCTAGATATTGAAGATTTTGATAATGTAAATAAATTAGAGCCTTTATTTAAGGATAATTTAGAATATAAAGAATTTATAAAAAGACATGAAAAAAATATAATTAAGATTAAAGGGATACAAGATTTTGAAGGTGACTGTTTTTTAGGAATAGATGCAGGTTCGACAACCACTAAAGTAGCTTTGATAGATGATAAGGGGAATTTGTTGTATACACACTATAGCAGTAATGAAGGAAGACCATTAGAAGCAGTTATAGATGTAATGAACGAAGTATATGATATACTTCCAAATAAATGTAATATAGTATCGTCTACTGTAACTGGATATGGTGAAGGATTGATAAAAAAAGCCTTGAAAATAGACTATGGAGAAATAGAAACTATAGCGCACTATAAATCAGCTAAATTTTTTAATAAAGATGTTGATTTTATTCTAGATATAGGCGGGCAGGACATGAAATGCTTAAAAATAAAAAATGGAGTTATAGACAGTATCATATTAAATGAAGCTTGTTCTTCAGGTTGTGGATCATTTTTAGAAACTTTTGCAACATCTTTATCAATGGATATAAAAGAGTTTGCTAAAAAAGGTATATATTCAAAGTCTCCTGTTGATTTGGGATCTAGGTGTACAGTATTTATGAATTCTAGAGTAAAGCAAGCACAAAAAGAAGGTGCAACTATAGCTGATATTTCGGCAGGCCTTTCATATTCAGTAATAAAAAATGCACTGTTTAAAGTAATTAAAATAAGAGATGTAAATGAAATAGGAAAACATATAGTAGTTCAAGGAGGGACATTTTATAATGATTTAGTTTTAAGAAGTTTTGAAAAACTTATAGGTAAAGATGTAATAAGACCATCTATTGCTGGAGTTATGGGAGCTTTTGGAGCAGCTTTAATAGCGAAAGAAAAATACAAATATGGATATGAAACTAATTTATTGAAAAAAGAAGAGCTAAAAAATATAAATCTAGATGTAAGTGTAAATAGGTGCGGAGGGTGTTCAAACAATTGCTTATTGACTATAAATAAGTTTTCAGAACAAGAGGTTTTTGTGTCTGGAAATCGATGTGAAAAAGGAGAAATTATTTACAATAAAAATAAAAAAGTAAATAAATCTATAAATTTATTCAAGTATAAATATAACAGAGTATTTAAGTATAAGCCATTATTAAAAGAAGAAGCTTTTATGGGGGAAATAGGAATACCTAGAGTATTGAACATATATGAAGATTATCCTTTTTGGCATACATTTTTTACAGAGCTAGGATTTAGGGTAGTTCTATCTAGTAGATCTTCAAAAGATATTTATGAAAAGGGGATAACTTCTATTGCATCAGAAACTGTATGTTATCCTGCAAAATTTGCTCACGGTCATATAGAATCATTGATAGAACAAGGAATAAAGCATATATTTTATCCGTGTATAACAAATGAGAAAAAAGAGGATTTGAATGCAAATAATTATTATAATTGTCCAGTAGTTATATCATATTCTGAAGTTATAAAAAATAATATTGAAGAAATTAGAGAAAAGAATGTAACTTATATAAATCCATTTTTAAGCTTAAATAATAAGAGCAAACTTAAAGCTAGACTTTATGAAGAATTATCTAAAGTTTTTGGAAATATATTAAAAGTAAATGTAGAAAAAGCGGTAGATAAGGCAAGTGAAGAACAAGAAAATTTTAAAAGAGATATTGAAAATGAAGGTGAAAAAGCACTTTTAGAAATTAAAGAAAGAAATATGAAAGCTATTGTTCTATGTGGTAGACCTTATCATCTAGATCCAGAAATAAACCATGGAATACCAGAAGTAATAAACTCACTAGGTATGGCAGTATTAACAGAGGACTCTGTAAGCCATTTAGGTGTTGTAAAAAGACCATTAAGAGTTGTAGACCAATGGGTTTATCATTCAAGACTTTATAGAGCTGCAAGTTTTGTAAAAAATGAAAAAGATTTAGAGTTAGTTCAATTAAATTCTTTTGGATGTGGGATAGATGCTGTAACCATAGATCAAGTACAAGAAATTTTAAATGAAGGTAGTAAAATTTATACGGTTATAAAAATAGATGAAGGTAATAATTTAGGGGCAGCTAAGATAAGATTGAGATCATTAAAAGCTGCAATGTTAGAAAGAGAGCTAAATGATAATAATGAATATATAGAAAATAAAAAAATTGAATATAAAAAAGGTGTTTTAGCTAAAAATCACACAATATTAGCTCCGCAAATGTCTCCTATACATTTTCAATTCTTTGAAGAAGCTGTTAATATAAGTGGATTTAAACTAGAAGTATTAAATTCAACGGGAAGTCATATTGTAGAGGAAGGGTTAAGATATGTAAATAATGATGCTTGCTATCCAGCTATAATTGTAATAGGTCAGATAATAAATGCATTAAAATCAGGGGAATATGATTTAAACAGTACATCTGTTGCAATAACTCAGACAGGTGGAGGATGCAGGGCTACAAATTATATAGGATTTTTAAGAAAAGCAATGTATGATGCTGGATTTAAAGAAGTGCCTGTAATATCTTTAAGTGTTAATGGAATAGAAAAAAATGGACTAATAAAAAATGTTAATTTAAAACTTATAAATAGAATATTTATGGGTGCAATATACGGAGACTTACTTATGAAAGTTTTGTATAGAGTAAGACCTTACGAGAAAGTGAATGGTAGCAGTAACAATCTTTATGATAAATGGGTAAAAATATGCAAAGATTCATTGAATAAGGCAAATATAAAAACCTTTAATAGAAATATTAAAGAAATAATCTATGATTTTGATAATTTAGAATTAGTAGATATAAAGAAACCAAAGGTAGGCCTAGTTGGAGAAATTTTAGTCAAATTTCACCCACTTGCTAATAACTACTTAGTTGATATTATAGAAAATGAGGGTGCAGAAGCTGTTGTTCCAGAGCTTATAAACTTTTTTTATAGTTGTTCACTAAATACAGTTTTTAAATATCAGTACTTAGAAGGCAAATGGATAACTAAAGCAATAGGCAAATCTATTATATGGTTTATGGAAAATTATCAGAAAACTTATAAGGAAGAGCTAATAAAAAGTAAAAGATTTAGTTGTCCTCAAAAAATAACTAATGTGGCTACAAGTACCAAAAAAGTGATTTCAACTTGCAACCAAACTGGTGAAGGTTGGCTATTAACAGGTGAGATGATAGAACTAATTGAGGATGGAATAAATAATATTATATGTATGCAGCCCTTTGGATGCCTCCCTAATCATATAACTGGAAAAGGACAAATAAAGGAGCTTAAAAGAATTTATAAAAATGCAAATATAATACCTATTGATTATGACCCATCAGCTAGTGAGACTAATCAGCTTAATAGAATAAAATTAATGCTTTCAACCGCATTTGAAAATATATAG
- a CDS encoding Na/Pi cotransporter family protein — protein sequence MNIAISLIGGLGLFLYGMSLMGEGLQKSAGDKLKRIIELLTSNIIMGVLVGTVVTAIIQSSSATTVMVVGFVNAGLMGLSQAIGVIMGANIGTTVTAQLVSFNLEGLAPITLGIGIVLYLFSSKPKVKNIAEILLGFGILFTGMEFMKDAVNPLAEYKGFTDALISFGQRPILGLLLGLVITAIVQSSSASMGMLIALAAQGLIPLSSALPILYGQNIGTCVTSLISSIGANRNAKRAAIMHLLFNIIGTIIFLLFLNKPVVSIVTKINPNDVARQLANTHTLFNIISVIILLPFAKYIVKIAMRIIPEGADEKENETFLDERILETPSIAFGNTIKETLKMADLSKDCLNTSLNSFFKKDSKEAHNALEMETKIKELQKNISNYLLKLSKTSITKESIDDIDNLFNTINDIERIGAHSENIAEISIESIDKKIDMSDEGTKEINQMYEKVKENCESIIKLIETKDSNIARKIIKTEEEVNKIEKSIRVNHIYRLNNNDCNIDSGILYLDLITNLERISDHCSNIAKRIYN from the coding sequence TTGAATATAGCAATAAGTCTTATTGGAGGTTTAGGACTTTTTTTATATGGCATGAGCCTTATGGGAGAGGGATTACAAAAATCAGCTGGAGATAAATTAAAAAGAATAATAGAACTTTTGACTAGCAATATAATAATGGGAGTTTTAGTAGGAACAGTTGTTACAGCTATTATTCAAAGTTCTAGTGCAACAACTGTAATGGTTGTAGGATTTGTAAATGCAGGACTTATGGGGCTTTCCCAAGCTATAGGAGTTATAATGGGAGCTAATATTGGTACTACAGTAACAGCTCAGTTAGTAAGTTTTAATTTAGAAGGGTTAGCACCAATAACATTAGGGATAGGGATTGTATTATACCTTTTTTCATCAAAACCTAAAGTAAAAAATATTGCAGAAATATTATTGGGATTTGGTATATTATTTACAGGGATGGAATTTATGAAAGATGCAGTAAATCCTTTAGCTGAATATAAAGGATTTACAGATGCACTTATTAGTTTTGGACAAAGACCAATACTTGGACTGCTTTTAGGTTTAGTTATAACAGCCATTGTTCAAAGTTCAAGTGCTTCAATGGGAATGCTAATAGCACTAGCTGCTCAAGGATTAATACCATTAAGTTCGGCACTTCCTATACTATATGGTCAAAATATAGGTACCTGTGTTACTTCTCTAATTTCAAGTATAGGAGCAAATAGAAATGCTAAACGAGCTGCAATAATGCATTTATTATTTAATATAATAGGAACAATAATATTTTTATTATTCTTAAATAAGCCAGTAGTATCAATTGTAACAAAAATTAACCCAAATGATGTAGCTAGACAACTAGCTAATACTCATACTTTATTTAATATAATTTCAGTAATAATTTTACTTCCATTTGCGAAATATATAGTAAAAATAGCAATGAGAATAATACCAGAAGGTGCAGATGAAAAAGAAAATGAAACATTTCTCGATGAAAGAATTCTAGAAACACCATCTATAGCATTTGGTAATACTATTAAAGAAACTTTAAAAATGGCGGATTTATCAAAAGATTGTTTGAATACATCATTAAATAGTTTTTTTAAAAAAGATTCTAAAGAGGCTCACAACGCTTTAGAGATGGAGACAAAAATAAAAGAATTACAAAAAAATATATCTAATTATTTATTAAAGCTATCTAAAACATCTATTACAAAAGAATCAATAGACGATATAGATAATTTGTTTAACACTATAAATGATATAGAAAGAATAGGTGCACATTCAGAAAATATAGCAGAGATATCAATAGAATCGATTGATAAAAAAATAGATATGTCTGATGAAGGAACTAAAGAAATCAATCAGATGTATGAAAAGGTAAAAGAAAACTGTGAAAGTATTATAAAACTTATAGAAACTAAAGATTCTAATATTGCACGTAAAATAATAAAAACAGAAGAAGAGGTTAATAAAATAGAAAAGTCTATAAGAGTAAATCATATATATAGATTAAATAATAATGATTGTAATATAGATTCTGGAATTTTATATCTTGACTTAATAACAAATTTAGAAAGAATATCAGATCATTGTTCAAATATAGCCAAAAGAATTTACAATTAA
- the gap gene encoding type I glyceraldehyde-3-phosphate dehydrogenase — MKIKIGINGFGRIGRAVLRIAGERLDENIEIVAINARGTAETLAHLFTYDSCYGTFKGEVEAKDDETLLINSKEIKILRNNDPKDIPWKELGVDIVVESTGIFTKREQAQKHIDAGAKKVIITAPGSDEDLTIVMGVNEEKYNDKVHNIVSNASCTTNCLAPLAKAIDEAFGIEKGLMTTIHSYTNDQQILDKNHKDLRRARAAGESMIPTTTGAAKAVSKVLPQLEGKLNGFAVRVPTPTVSLVDLVCELKTDVTIEKVNNALKNASQTTLKGILGYCEKPLVSVDYKQDERSSIVDGLSTMVMDNKMIKVVSWYDNEWGYSTRTVDLVNHIARNMFKQSNN; from the coding sequence ATGAAGATAAAAATAGGAATAAATGGATTTGGAAGAATAGGAAGGGCTGTCTTAAGAATAGCTGGTGAAAGACTTGATGAAAATATTGAAATAGTAGCAATAAATGCAAGAGGAACAGCTGAGACTTTAGCACATCTATTCACATATGATTCTTGTTATGGAACATTTAAAGGTGAAGTTGAAGCTAAGGACGATGAGACTTTATTAATAAATTCAAAAGAAATAAAGATTTTAAGAAATAATGACCCTAAGGATATACCTTGGAAAGAGCTAGGAGTAGATATTGTTGTAGAATCTACAGGTATATTTACAAAAAGAGAACAAGCTCAAAAACATATTGATGCAGGAGCTAAAAAAGTAATAATAACAGCTCCAGGAAGTGATGAAGATTTAACTATAGTAATGGGTGTAAATGAAGAAAAGTATAATGATAAGGTTCATAATATAGTATCTAATGCATCGTGTACTACAAATTGTTTAGCACCACTAGCAAAAGCAATAGATGAAGCTTTTGGTATAGAAAAAGGGTTAATGACAACTATACATTCATACACTAATGATCAGCAAATATTAGATAAAAATCATAAAGATTTAAGAAGAGCAAGGGCAGCAGGTGAATCTATGATACCAACTACAACAGGGGCAGCAAAAGCTGTGTCAAAAGTCTTACCTCAGTTAGAAGGTAAATTAAATGGATTTGCTGTAAGGGTTCCAACGCCTACGGTTTCATTAGTTGATTTAGTATGTGAATTAAAAACAGACGTAACAATAGAAAAAGTAAATAATGCATTAAAAAATGCATCTCAAACTACATTAAAAGGAATATTAGGATATTGTGAAAAACCACTAGTATCAGTTGATTATAAACAAGATGAAAGATCTTCGATAGTTGATGGATTGTCTACAATGGTTATGGATAATAAAATGATTAAAGTTGTTTCTTGGTATGATAATGAATGGGGATACTCAACTAGAACAGTAGATTTAGTAAATCATATTGCAAGAAATATGTTTAAACAATCAAATAATTAA
- a CDS encoding YitT family protein: MARRRFLESLGKILLGSFILAFGFYNFYYLNNITEGGVLGLLLLLKNVFNIEPSIANIIIDGALLLIGYKFFGKKFFIYSVIASVSFSFLYECFEYIGPIIPQIHSMLLATILAGISVGLGVGLIVKAGAAAGGDDALALVIAKTTSLNIGIVYLLGDVVVLILSLTYLSLFDIFYSLIAVTISGKVIDLIYYHNNNSQKITETI, translated from the coding sequence ATGGCCAGGCGGCGATTTTTAGAAAGCTTAGGAAAGATTTTATTAGGATCTTTTATATTAGCTTTTGGATTTTACAATTTTTATTATTTAAACAACATAACTGAAGGTGGAGTGTTAGGACTTTTACTACTGCTAAAGAATGTATTTAATATAGAGCCTTCTATAGCGAATATTATTATCGATGGAGCACTTCTATTAATAGGGTATAAATTTTTCGGGAAAAAATTCTTTATTTACTCGGTGATAGCATCAGTAAGTTTCTCATTTTTATATGAATGCTTTGAATATATAGGTCCAATAATACCTCAAATACACAGTATGCTATTAGCAACAATACTAGCAGGTATAAGTGTTGGATTAGGTGTGGGTCTTATAGTAAAGGCAGGAGCAGCAGCAGGAGGAGACGATGCTTTAGCATTAGTGATTGCTAAGACTACATCTTTAAATATAGGTATTGTATATCTATTAGGTGATGTTGTAGTATTGATTTTATCACTTACGTATTTATCATTATTTGATATATTCTACTCGTTAATTGCAGTTACAATAAGTGGTAAAGTTATAGATTTAATATATTATCATAATAATAATTCACAAAAGATTACTGAAACTATATAA